The following coding sequences lie in one Xanthomonas hyacinthi genomic window:
- a CDS encoding S10 family peptidase, with protein sequence MPASLLPSALPVPNLSKPLLAALLLAVLPISAALAADADAADKPDKTDKADSAEPARPAALPADAKVRQVTHVDGRSLSYTATVGTLPVKDAQGKTVADVVFTAYTVDGKDRPVTFALNGGPGAASVYLNLGAIGPKVVTFGSEGDSASAPATLHDNPGTWLDFTDLVFIDPVGTGFSRARVADEQAKKLFYNPQADIEYLSRTIYDWLLKNQRLQSRKYLVGESYGGFRGPRITHYLQTQLGVAMNGVVLVSPYLNPTLDDNGDVSPLAWMLTLPSIAAAHLEREQRLTPEAMRQVIDYTRGDYVTALLRGRSDAAGSERMIQQVATMTGLDPVYVRRAGGRLETQAYLREVFRDKGQLGSRYDSNVTAFDPFPNAPEQRANDPLLDSIIAPTTTAMVDFVTRVVGWKVDARYQALNYDVNKLWDWNDELRKGSVTELRQAVAIDPRLRVLIVHGWNDLSCPFMGSVLTVDQMPVMGNDPTRVQVRNYPGGHMFYNRPDSQRALRGDVLAMYRAN encoded by the coding sequence ATGCCGGCTTCCCTTCTGCCGAGCGCCCTCCCCGTGCCGAACCTGTCCAAGCCGCTGCTGGCGGCGTTGTTGCTGGCCGTCCTGCCGATCTCCGCCGCGCTGGCCGCCGATGCCGACGCTGCCGACAAGCCAGACAAGACCGACAAGGCCGACAGCGCCGAGCCGGCCAGGCCGGCCGCGTTGCCGGCCGACGCGAAGGTGCGCCAGGTCACGCACGTGGACGGCAGGTCGCTCAGCTACACCGCCACGGTCGGCACGCTGCCGGTGAAGGACGCACAGGGCAAGACCGTCGCCGACGTGGTGTTCACCGCCTACACCGTGGACGGCAAGGACCGCCCGGTGACCTTCGCCTTGAACGGCGGTCCCGGCGCGGCCTCGGTGTACCTCAACCTGGGCGCGATCGGACCGAAGGTGGTCACCTTCGGCAGCGAGGGCGACAGCGCCTCGGCGCCGGCGACGTTGCACGACAACCCCGGCACCTGGCTGGACTTCACCGACCTGGTGTTCATCGATCCGGTCGGTACCGGCTTCAGCCGTGCGCGGGTCGCCGACGAGCAGGCCAAGAAGCTGTTCTACAACCCGCAGGCCGACATCGAATACCTGTCGCGCACGATCTACGACTGGCTGCTGAAGAACCAGCGCCTGCAGTCGCGCAAGTACCTGGTCGGCGAGAGCTACGGCGGCTTCCGCGGGCCGCGCATCACCCATTACCTGCAGACCCAGCTGGGCGTGGCGATGAACGGCGTGGTGCTGGTCTCGCCGTACCTCAACCCGACCCTGGACGACAACGGCGACGTGTCGCCGCTGGCGTGGATGCTGACCCTGCCCTCGATCGCCGCCGCGCACCTGGAGCGCGAGCAGCGGCTGACCCCGGAGGCGATGCGCCAGGTGATCGACTACACCCGCGGCGACTACGTCACCGCGCTGCTGCGCGGACGCTCGGACGCGGCCGGCAGCGAACGCATGATCCAGCAGGTGGCGACGATGACCGGGCTGGACCCGGTCTACGTGCGCCGCGCCGGCGGCCGCCTAGAAACCCAGGCCTACCTGCGCGAAGTGTTCCGCGACAAGGGCCAGCTCGGCAGCCGCTACGACTCCAACGTGACCGCGTTCGACCCGTTCCCGAACGCGCCCGAGCAGCGCGCCAACGACCCGCTGCTGGACAGCATCATCGCCCCGACCACCACCGCGATGGTCGATTTCGTGACCCGCGTGGTCGGCTGGAAGGTGGACGCGCGCTACCAGGCGCTGAACTACGACGTGAACAAGCTGTGGGACTGGAACGACGAACTGCGCAAGGGTTCGGTGACCGAGCTGCGCCAGGCGGTGGCGATCGATCCCAGGCTGCGGGTGCTGATCGTGCACGGCTGGAACGACCTGTCGTGCCCGTTCATGGGTTCGGTGCTGACCGTGGACCAGATGCCGGTGATGGGCAACGACCCGACCCGGGTGCAGGTCAGGAACTATCCGGGCGGGCACATGTTCTACAACCGTCCCGATAGCCAGCGTGCGCTGCGCGGGGATGTTCTGGCGATGTATCGGGCTAACTAG
- a CDS encoding CTP synthase: MTPLIFVTGGVVSSLGKGIAAASLASILEARGLSVTMMKLDPYINVDPGTMSPFQHGEVYVTDDGAETDLDLGHYERFVRTRLSRKNSITTGRIYENVIRKERRGDYLGATVQVIPHITDEIRRCVDEATAGFDVALVEIGGTVGDIESLPFLEAIRQVRTERGAERALFMHLTLVPYIAAAGELKTKPTQHSVKELRSIGIQPDVLLCRSEQAIPDSERRKIALFTNVSERAVISAADLDVLYGMPLELHRQGLDEIVIDQFKLRDKVGPADLSEWEAVVDATKHPLDAVTIAVVGKYVDHQDAYKSVGEALKHGGLRQRTTVTLKWLEAQELEGSDLSALADVDGILVPGGFGDRGFEGKVLTSRYAREHHVPYLGICYGMQAAVVDYARHVAGMDGANSTENDRQSPYPVIGLITEWRTASGDVEKRDEKSDLGGSMRLGLQEQRLKPGTLAREMYGKDVVAERHRHRYEFNNRYRTQLEDAGLVISAKSMDDTLVEMIELPRGIHPWFLACQAHPEFLSTPREGHPLFIGFVRAARERKAGGKLLKEARA; this comes from the coding sequence ATGACCCCCCTGATCTTCGTTACCGGCGGCGTAGTGTCCTCGCTTGGCAAGGGCATCGCGGCCGCTTCGCTTGCATCCATTCTCGAAGCACGTGGCCTGTCGGTCACGATGATGAAGCTGGACCCCTACATCAACGTCGACCCGGGCACGATGAGTCCGTTCCAGCACGGCGAGGTGTACGTCACCGACGACGGCGCCGAAACCGACCTGGACCTGGGCCATTACGAGCGCTTCGTGCGCACCCGCCTGTCGCGCAAGAATTCGATCACCACCGGCCGCATCTACGAGAACGTGATCCGCAAGGAACGCCGCGGCGACTATCTCGGCGCCACCGTGCAGGTGATTCCGCACATCACCGACGAAATCCGCCGCTGCGTGGACGAGGCCACCGCCGGGTTCGACGTGGCCCTGGTGGAAATCGGCGGCACCGTCGGCGACATCGAGTCGCTGCCGTTCCTGGAGGCGATCCGCCAGGTGCGCACCGAGCGTGGTGCCGAGCGCGCGCTGTTCATGCATCTCACCCTGGTGCCGTACATCGCCGCCGCCGGCGAGCTGAAGACCAAGCCGACCCAGCACTCGGTCAAGGAACTGCGCTCGATCGGCATCCAGCCGGACGTGCTGCTGTGCCGCTCCGAGCAGGCGATTCCGGATTCGGAGCGGCGCAAGATCGCGCTGTTCACCAACGTCTCCGAGCGCGCGGTGATCAGCGCCGCCGACCTCGACGTGCTCTACGGCATGCCGCTGGAACTGCACCGGCAGGGCCTGGACGAGATCGTCATCGACCAGTTCAAGCTGCGCGACAAGGTCGGTCCGGCCGATCTATCCGAATGGGAAGCGGTGGTGGACGCCACCAAGCATCCGCTCGACGCGGTCACCATCGCCGTGGTCGGCAAGTACGTGGACCACCAGGACGCCTACAAGTCGGTCGGCGAGGCGCTCAAGCACGGCGGCCTGCGCCAGCGCACCACGGTCACCTTGAAATGGCTGGAAGCGCAGGAACTGGAAGGCAGCGACCTGTCGGCGCTGGCCGACGTGGACGGCATCCTGGTGCCCGGCGGCTTCGGCGACCGCGGCTTCGAAGGCAAGGTGCTGACCTCGCGCTATGCGCGCGAGCACCACGTGCCATATCTGGGCATCTGCTATGGCATGCAGGCGGCAGTGGTCGACTACGCGCGCCATGTCGCCGGCATGGACGGCGCCAACAGCACCGAGAACGACCGGCAGTCGCCGTATCCGGTGATCGGCCTGATCACCGAGTGGCGCACCGCCAGCGGCGATGTGGAAAAGCGCGACGAGAAGTCCGATCTCGGCGGCAGCATGCGCCTGGGGCTGCAGGAGCAGCGGCTCAAGCCCGGCACGCTGGCGCGCGAGATGTATGGCAAGGACGTGGTGGCAGAGCGCCACCGCCATCGCTACGAGTTCAACAACCGCTACCGCACCCAGCTCGAGGACGCCGGCCTGGTGATTTCCGCCAAGTCGATGGACGACACCCTGGTGGAGATGATCGAGCTGCCGCGCGGCATCCATCCGTGGTTCCTGGCCTGCCAGGCGCACCCGGAGTTCCTGTCCACGCCGCGCGAGGGCCATCCGCTGTTCATCGGCTTCGTGCGCGCCGCGCGCGAGCGCAAGGCCGGCGGCAAGCTGTTGAAGGAAGCGCGCGCCTGA
- a CDS encoding DUF47 domain-containing protein, with protein sequence MFSLQTIFGSGKQFYTLLDEAAQAAYDSTKALHSMLRESDRQPALDAFKLARLRERAAADKIGQALVDSFMTPIEREDIEALSSALYKIPKQVEKFADRYSLAVQHLEHIDFAPRAAMLEQAAAVVVEMVHDLRNMHLDRMSALNDRLRSLENEADRLMLELYRDIYSGRLDNLQMFLLKEFFEILEKAIDRCREAGVVVYQIVLKNS encoded by the coding sequence ATGTTCTCGTTGCAGACCATCTTCGGTTCCGGCAAGCAGTTCTACACCCTGCTCGACGAAGCGGCGCAGGCCGCCTACGACAGCACCAAGGCGCTGCATTCGATGCTGCGCGAATCGGACCGGCAGCCGGCGCTGGACGCTTTCAAGCTGGCGCGGCTGCGCGAGCGCGCGGCGGCCGACAAGATCGGCCAGGCGCTGGTCGACAGCTTCATGACCCCGATCGAGCGCGAGGACATCGAGGCGCTGAGCTCGGCGCTGTACAAGATCCCCAAGCAGGTGGAGAAGTTCGCCGACCGCTATTCGCTGGCGGTGCAGCACCTGGAGCACATCGACTTCGCGCCGCGTGCGGCGATGCTGGAACAGGCCGCGGCGGTGGTGGTGGAGATGGTCCACGACCTGCGCAACATGCACCTGGACCGGATGAGCGCGCTCAATGACAGGCTGCGCTCGCTGGAGAACGAGGCCGACCGGCTGATGCTGGAGCTGTACCGCGACATCTACTCCGGACGCCTGGACAACCTGCAGATGTTCCTGCTCAAGGAGTTCTTCGAGATCCTGGAGAAGGCCATCGACCGCTGCCGCGAGGCCGGCGTGGTGGTCTACCAGATCGTGCTGAAGAATTCGTAA
- the parE gene encoding DNA topoisomerase IV subunit B has protein sequence MNTRYNAADIEVLSGLDPVKRRPGMYTDTARPNHLAQEVIDNAVDEALAGHARHIEAILYKDGSCEVSDDGRGMPVDIHPEEKISGVELILTRLHAGGKFNDRNYTFSGGLHGVGVSVVNALSKKVELFIKRDGNEYRMEFGDGFPASRLEIVGSVGKKNTGTRLRFWADPKYFDSPKFAVRALRHLLRAKAVLCPGLTVKLHDEATGEQDTWYFEDGLRDYLKGELAERELLPADLFVGNLKKDREIVDWAVAWVADGELVQESYVNLIPTAQHGTHVNGLRSGFTDALREFCDFRNLLPRGVKLAPEDVWDRVAFVLSLKMTDPQFSGQTKERLSSRQAAGFIEGAAHDAFSLWLNQNVETGTRIAQIAIDRASARLKTEKQITRKKVTSGPALPGKLADCISQDLSRTELFLVEGDSAGGSAKQARDKDFQAILPLRGKILNTWEVASGSVLASEEVHNLAIAIGCDPGKDDISGLRYGKVVILADADSDGLHIATLLTALFLRHFPALVKAGHVFVAMPPLFRVDVGKQVFYALDEEEKRSLLEKIARDKLKGQLSVTRFKGLGEMNPQQLRESTIHPDTRRLVQLTVDEGDETRALMDMLLAKKRAGDRKQWLETKGDLASLEV, from the coding sequence ATGAATACCCGCTACAACGCCGCCGACATCGAAGTTCTCTCTGGCCTGGACCCGGTCAAGCGCCGGCCGGGCATGTACACCGACACCGCACGCCCCAACCATCTGGCGCAGGAAGTCATCGACAACGCCGTGGACGAGGCGCTGGCCGGCCACGCCCGGCACATCGAGGCGATCCTGTACAAGGACGGCAGCTGCGAGGTCTCCGACGACGGCCGCGGCATGCCGGTGGACATCCATCCGGAAGAGAAGATTTCCGGCGTCGAACTGATCCTGACCCGACTGCATGCCGGCGGCAAGTTCAACGACCGCAACTACACCTTCAGCGGCGGCCTGCACGGCGTCGGCGTCAGCGTGGTCAATGCGCTGTCGAAGAAGGTGGAGCTGTTCATCAAGCGCGACGGCAACGAATACCGGATGGAATTCGGCGACGGCTTTCCCGCCTCCAGGCTGGAGATCGTCGGCAGCGTCGGCAAGAAGAACACCGGCACGCGGCTGCGCTTCTGGGCCGATCCCAAGTATTTCGACTCGCCCAAGTTCGCGGTGCGCGCGCTGCGCCACCTGCTGCGCGCCAAGGCGGTGCTGTGCCCCGGGCTGACCGTGAAGCTGCACGACGAGGCCACCGGCGAGCAGGACACCTGGTACTTCGAGGACGGCCTGCGCGACTACCTCAAGGGCGAACTGGCCGAGCGCGAGCTGCTGCCGGCGGACCTGTTCGTCGGCAATCTGAAGAAGGACCGCGAGATCGTGGACTGGGCGGTGGCCTGGGTCGCCGACGGCGAGCTGGTGCAGGAAAGCTACGTCAACCTGATCCCGACCGCGCAGCACGGCACCCACGTCAACGGCCTGCGCAGCGGCTTCACCGACGCGCTGCGCGAGTTCTGCGACTTCCGCAACCTGCTGCCGCGCGGGGTCAAGCTGGCGCCGGAAGACGTGTGGGACCGGGTCGCCTTCGTGCTGTCGCTGAAGATGACCGACCCGCAGTTCAGCGGCCAGACCAAGGAGCGCCTGTCCTCGCGCCAGGCGGCCGGCTTCATCGAAGGCGCCGCGCACGACGCCTTCAGCCTGTGGTTGAACCAGAACGTGGAAACCGGCACGCGCATCGCGCAGATCGCGATCGACCGCGCCAGCGCGCGGCTGAAGACCGAAAAGCAGATCACCCGCAAGAAGGTCACCTCCGGCCCGGCCCTGCCCGGCAAGCTGGCCGACTGCATCAGCCAGGACCTGTCGCGCACCGAGCTGTTCCTGGTGGAAGGCGACTCGGCCGGCGGCAGCGCCAAGCAGGCGCGCGACAAGGACTTCCAGGCGATCCTGCCGCTGCGCGGCAAGATCCTCAACACCTGGGAGGTGGCCTCCGGCAGCGTGCTGGCCTCCGAGGAAGTGCACAACCTGGCGATCGCGATCGGCTGCGACCCGGGCAAGGACGACATCAGCGGGCTGCGCTACGGCAAGGTGGTGATCCTGGCCGACGCCGACTCCGACGGCCTGCACATCGCCACCCTGCTGACTGCGCTGTTCCTGCGCCACTTCCCGGCGCTGGTCAAGGCCGGCCACGTGTTCGTGGCGATGCCGCCGCTGTTCCGCGTGGATGTGGGCAAGCAGGTGTTCTACGCGCTGGACGAGGAAGAGAAGCGCTCGCTGCTGGAGAAGATCGCGCGCGACAAGCTCAAGGGCCAGCTCAGCGTGACCCGCTTCAAGGGCCTGGGCGAAATGAACCCGCAGCAGCTGCGCGAATCCACGATCCACCCGGACACGCGGCGGCTGGTGCAGCTGACCGTCGACGAAGGCGACGAGACCCGTGCGCTGATGGACATGCTGCTGGCCAAGAAGCGCGCCGGCGATCGCAAGCAGTGGCTGGAGACCAAGGGCGACCTGGCTTCGCTGGAGGTCTGA
- a CDS encoding inorganic phosphate transporter, producing MLTLVLIVILAALVFEFINGFHDTANSIATVVATKVLSPGWAVVLAAGMNLVGALTGTAVAMTIAAGLLNTDVVTVTPQVILCALLGGIVWNLTTWWKGLPSSSSHALIGGLCGAGLAAAHNNWGALIWSQTVGDWARNKGLLWKVFVPMITSPIAGFLLGIAVMLLLWAIIAGMARLGGPLGRLARPRWVNAFFGKAQIASAAYMGYAHGHNDAQKTMGIIAMTLVGAQSTGALDELPAWLAFLHPAASQGQGIATWIVLTCAVVMAAGTASGGWKIIKTLGHKMVKLHPIHGFAAETSSATILTLAAHFGMPVSTTHSISTAIMGVGFAKNPRSLRFGVIERIVWAWILTIPAAAGVAYLIFRLFALFGWA from the coding sequence ATGCTGACGCTGGTCCTGATCGTGATCCTGGCCGCGCTGGTGTTCGAGTTCATCAATGGCTTCCACGACACCGCCAATTCCATCGCCACGGTGGTCGCGACCAAGGTGCTCAGCCCCGGCTGGGCGGTGGTCCTGGCCGCCGGCATGAACCTGGTCGGCGCGTTGACCGGCACCGCGGTGGCGATGACCATCGCTGCGGGCCTGCTCAACACCGACGTGGTGACGGTCACCCCGCAGGTGATCCTGTGCGCACTGCTCGGCGGCATCGTCTGGAACCTGACCACCTGGTGGAAGGGCCTGCCGTCCTCGTCCTCGCACGCCTTGATCGGCGGCCTGTGCGGCGCCGGCCTGGCCGCTGCGCACAACAACTGGGGTGCGCTGATCTGGTCGCAGACCGTCGGCGACTGGGCCAGGAATAAGGGCCTGCTGTGGAAGGTGTTCGTGCCGATGATCACCTCGCCGATCGCCGGCTTCCTGCTCGGCATCGCGGTGATGCTGCTGCTGTGGGCGATCATCGCCGGCATGGCCAGGCTCGGCGGGCCGCTCGGGCGGCTGGCGCGGCCGCGCTGGGTCAACGCCTTCTTCGGCAAGGCGCAGATCGCCTCGGCCGCGTACATGGGCTATGCGCACGGCCACAACGATGCGCAGAAGACCATGGGCATCATCGCCATGACCCTGGTCGGCGCGCAGAGCACCGGCGCGCTGGACGAGCTGCCGGCGTGGCTGGCGTTCCTGCACCCGGCGGCCAGCCAGGGCCAGGGCATCGCCACCTGGATCGTGCTGACCTGCGCGGTGGTGATGGCCGCCGGCACCGCGTCGGGCGGCTGGAAGATCATCAAGACGCTGGGCCACAAGATGGTCAAGCTGCACCCGATCCACGGCTTCGCCGCGGAAACCAGCTCGGCGACGATCCTGACCCTGGCCGCGCACTTCGGCATGCCGGTGTCCACCACCCACAGCATCTCCACCGCGATCATGGGCGTGGGCTTCGCCAAGAACCCGCGCTCGCTGCGCTTCGGCGTCATCGAGCGCATCGTCTGGGCCTGGATCCTGACCATCCCGGCCGCCGCCGGCGTGGCGTATTTGATCTTCCGGCTGTTTGCGCTGTTCGGGTGGGCGTGA